One Campylobacter lari DNA segment encodes these proteins:
- a CDS encoding DUF2920 family protein: MIKNETYFIDSCDDVELNIKRESKLEYRVTYDDSKQMKAIVFIIGGFGANANMSFLDFDREYIAKKFDVVVINVFYHCFSARPSIDENYKPIMIPNKKDWESFCEIAKLCNLLIEDYEKNDFKDCLLKLDERVEQIKNEGALEKDFLVNLSCDFILPNGDYQNYGIMAAIDHINALKDIIEKHPQFKFLPKIYGGGSYGGHLALMCAKIAPWYVDGVIDNSGVSLPHLPHLLGRETGCAEYFIKGNNYILSCFVKKYWTRDENSPYFLSDDSYMIRVLLNSKHLNLQSTKNQNIIFVSYHSAKDDGAPIEHKANLYEIYNQLGLDATLHIVKDENDIDGRYIKSLDHGLRMTDRALFKKELPILLEKVKNKIFDMREDSISYPCKDKIFTFKDFKDRFGLEITKL, from the coding sequence ATGATTAAAAATGAAACCTATTTCATAGACTCTTGTGATGATGTAGAACTAAATATAAAAAGAGAAAGTAAATTAGAATATAGAGTTACCTATGATGACAGCAAGCAAATGAAAGCTATTGTTTTTATCATAGGTGGCTTTGGTGCAAATGCCAATATGTCGTTTTTAGATTTTGATAGAGAATATATTGCTAAAAAATTTGATGTTGTTGTCATAAATGTTTTTTATCATTGTTTTAGTGCTAGACCTTCTATAGATGAAAATTATAAACCAATAATGATTCCAAATAAAAAAGATTGGGAAAGTTTTTGTGAAATAGCAAAACTTTGCAATCTTTTAATTGAAGATTATGAAAAAAATGATTTCAAAGATTGCTTGCTTAAACTTGATGAGAGAGTTGAGCAAATAAAAAATGAAGGTGCATTAGAAAAAGATTTTCTAGTTAATCTTTCTTGTGATTTTATTTTACCAAATGGTGACTATCAAAATTATGGTATTATGGCAGCGATTGATCACATAAATGCTTTAAAAGATATAATAGAAAAACATCCTCAATTTAAATTTTTACCTAAAATTTATGGAGGTGGATCGTATGGTGGTCATCTTGCTTTAATGTGTGCAAAGATTGCTCCTTGGTATGTTGATGGAGTTATAGATAATTCAGGGGTATCACTACCTCATTTACCGCATTTATTGGGTAGAGAGACAGGTTGTGCTGAGTATTTTATAAAAGGAAATAACTATATACTTTCTTGTTTTGTAAAAAAATACTGGACTAGAGATGAAAATTCTCCTTACTTTTTGAGTGATGATAGTTATATGATAAGGGTTCTTTTAAATTCAAAACATTTAAATTTACAAAGTACAAAAAATCAAAATATAATATTTGTTAGTTATCATAGTGCAAAAGATGATGGAGCTCCAATTGAACATAAGGCTAATTTGTATGAAATTTATAATCAACTCGGACTTGATGCTACTTTGCATATTGTTAAAGATGAAAATGATATAGACGGTAGATATATAAAAAGTTTAGATCATGGTTTAAGAATGACTGATAGAGCTTTATTTAAAAAAGAATTGCCTATATTACTTGAAAAAGTAAAAAATAAAATATTTGATATGAGAGAAGATAGTATATCTTATCCTTGTAAAGATAAGATATTTACTTTTAAAGATTTTAAAGATCGATTTGGACTTGAAATTACAAAACTTTGA
- a CDS encoding sulfite exporter TauE/SafE family protein — protein sequence MDLTLLPYMIIGIFSGMASGVFGIGGGMIIVPFMLTLGLSSHHAVAISVVQMIFASIFGSYLNYKKKNLILKDGLIISFGGFLGAMFSGLLLSYFSDITLTSIFLCVSIVFFLKFAFNQKSTIGNISHSNILKNSILLICGIFTGIFAISLGIGGGLLITPILAYFLGYDTKKVVPLSLFFVIFASISGISSFVYNDIIDKEVLQNGSLVGLSSMLGVYLGIKIMEKINLKSHRIALLGIYTLSITMTIISLIKKLNLF from the coding sequence ATGGATTTAACTTTACTTCCTTATATGATTATAGGGATTTTTTCAGGTATGGCTTCAGGAGTTTTTGGTATAGGCGGTGGTATGATTATCGTTCCTTTTATGCTTACTTTAGGACTTAGCTCTCATCATGCTGTTGCAATTTCTGTTGTACAAATGATTTTTGCTTCTATTTTTGGCTCCTATTTAAACTATAAAAAGAAAAATTTAATCTTAAAAGATGGTCTTATCATAAGCTTTGGAGGCTTTTTAGGTGCGATGTTTAGTGGGCTTTTACTCTCATATTTTTCAGATATAACCCTAACAAGTATTTTTCTATGCGTGAGTATTGTATTCTTTTTAAAATTTGCTTTTAATCAAAAAAGCACCATTGGAAACATTAGTCATTCTAATATCTTAAAAAATTCTATTTTGCTAATTTGTGGTATATTTACAGGAATTTTTGCCATATCTTTAGGGATTGGTGGTGGACTCTTAATCACCCCTATTCTAGCTTATTTTTTAGGCTATGATACTAAAAAAGTAGTACCACTTAGTCTGTTTTTTGTGATTTTTGCTTCCATTTCAGGAATTAGTTCTTTTGTATATAATGATATCATTGATAAAGAAGTCTTACAAAATGGAAGCTTGGTAGGACTTAGTTCCATGCTAGGAGTTTATCTTGGTATTAAAATCATGGAAAAAATCAACCTTAAATCTCACCGCATAGCACTTTTAGGCATTTACACTCTTTCTATAACTATGACTATTATAAGCTTGATTAAAAAGCTAAATTTATTTTAA
- the pseG gene encoding UDP-2,4-diacetamido-2,4,6-trideoxy-beta-L-altropyranose hydrolase, translated as MKVLFRSDSSSAIGHGHIKRDLLLAKQYQNVSFACLPLKGSLIDEIPYPVYELTSASIYELINLIKKEKFDLLIIDHYEITADDEKLIKLETGIKILSFDDEIKEHFCDILLNINAYAKESDYENLVPKYCELRCGFSYALIRDEFYEESKIKREKIYDYFICIGGSDPKNISFDIANKLNKNKTIIIATTKANSHLNSLQKLSQKNPNIQILIGHHNLARLMNESKKLIISASSLVNEALILKANFKAIAYAKNQEKLATWLAKKGYEVESFI; from the coding sequence TTGAAAGTTCTTTTTAGAAGTGATAGTTCTAGCGCTATAGGGCATGGACACATTAAAAGAGATCTTTTACTAGCTAAACAATATCAAAATGTATCCTTTGCATGTTTGCCACTAAAAGGTTCTTTAATAGATGAAATTCCTTATCCTGTATATGAACTAACAAGTGCTAGCATATATGAGCTCATCAATCTCATCAAAAAGGAAAAATTTGATCTTTTAATCATCGATCATTATGAAATTACCGCTGATGATGAAAAACTCATAAAATTAGAAACAGGAATTAAAATTCTCAGTTTTGATGATGAGATAAAAGAACATTTTTGCGATATTTTACTTAATATCAATGCTTATGCTAAAGAAAGTGATTATGAAAATTTAGTGCCAAAATATTGTGAGTTAAGATGTGGCTTTTCTTATGCTCTAATACGCGATGAGTTTTATGAAGAAAGTAAGATAAAAAGAGAGAAAATTTATGATTATTTTATCTGTATAGGGGGAAGTGATCCAAAAAACATTTCCTTTGATATAGCAAACAAACTTAACAAAAACAAAACCATCATCATAGCTACCACAAAAGCAAATTCTCATCTAAACTCGCTTCAAAAATTAAGCCAAAAAAACCCTAATATACAAATTCTCATTGGCCATCATAATCTTGCAAGATTAATGAATGAAAGCAAAAAACTCATCATTAGCGCAAGCTCATTAGTCAATGAAGCTTTGATTTTAAAAGCAAATTTTAAAGCCATAGCCTATGCTAAAAATCAAGAAAAACTTGCAACATGGCTTGCTAAAAAAGGTTATGAGGTGGAAAGTTTTATATGA
- the hisH gene encoding imidazole glycerol phosphate synthase subunit HisH, translated as MICIVDYHLGNFKSVLKAFEKLNQEVIISSKKEDIKNASKLILPGVGSFKQGMENLKKLALDELLKECVLKDKKPILGICLGMQLFASKGYEGGECEGLDFIKARVLKFDLSKEKLLHSGWDDLQFSDKKSKLFDGILEKSDFYFVHSYYVECLERAETSFCEYEKPFCASFEKDNIFAVQFHPEKSQNVGLKLLENFANLKV; from the coding sequence ATGATTTGTATTGTTGATTATCATCTTGGAAATTTTAAATCTGTTTTGAAAGCTTTTGAAAAACTTAATCAAGAAGTGATTATAAGTTCTAAAAAAGAAGATATAAAAAATGCCTCTAAATTAATTTTACCAGGTGTTGGATCTTTTAAACAAGGTATGGAAAATTTAAAAAAACTTGCACTAGATGAGCTTTTAAAAGAATGTGTTTTAAAAGATAAAAAACCTATTTTAGGAATTTGTCTTGGTATGCAACTTTTTGCTAGCAAGGGATATGAGGGAGGAGAGTGCGAAGGGCTTGATTTTATAAAAGCAAGGGTTTTGAAATTTGATTTAAGTAAAGAAAAATTATTACACAGTGGTTGGGATGATTTACAATTTAGTGACAAAAAAAGCAAGCTATTTGATGGAATTTTAGAAAAAAGTGATTTTTATTTTGTGCATTCTTATTATGTAGAGTGTTTAGAGAGAGCGGAGACTTCTTTTTGTGAGTATGAAAAACCTTTTTGTGCAAGTTTTGAAAAAGATAATATTTTTGCTGTGCAATTTCATCCTGAAAAAAGTCAAAATGTAGGTTTGAAACTTTTGGAAAATTTTGCAAATTTAAAGGTCTAA
- a CDS encoding methyl-accepting chemotaxis protein produces the protein MEAIMCTNSFSSKYKVCTVTKEKVYSEKANSALIKQVLAAFVAILIALVLIKIVISKLLSPLQKIQTGLNSFFDFINHKTKDSAMIDVKTNDELGAMAKAINENITKTKNALEQDAKAVEQSVDTAKEIEGGNLTARITAIPANPQLVELKNVLNEMLNVLEQKVGSNMNEINRVFDSYKALDFTTEVKNAKGGVEVTTNVLGQEIVAMLRQSSEFASLLADESGKLQSAVKNLTDSSSSQASSLEETAAALEEITSSMQNVSHKTSEVIAQSEEIKNVTSIIGDIADQINLLALNAAIEAARAGEHGRGFAVVADEVRNLAERTQKSLGEIEANTNILVQSINEMGESIKEQTTGITQINDAVAQIDHVTQENLKIAKDSAAISDNVNKIANDILEDARKKKF, from the coding sequence ATGGAAGCGATTATGTGTACAAATTCTTTCAGTTCTAAATATAAAGTTTGTACAGTTACTAAAGAAAAAGTGTATTCAGAAAAAGCAAATAGTGCTTTAATTAAACAAGTGCTTGCTGCATTTGTAGCTATATTAATTGCATTAGTATTGATAAAAATTGTTATAAGCAAGCTTTTATCCCCTCTACAAAAAATCCAAACCGGTCTCAACTCTTTCTTTGATTTCATCAATCATAAAACTAAAGATTCAGCTATGATAGATGTTAAAACAAATGATGAGCTTGGTGCTATGGCAAAAGCTATCAATGAAAACATCACCAAAACTAAAAATGCATTAGAACAAGATGCTAAAGCAGTAGAACAATCAGTAGATACAGCTAAAGAAATAGAAGGTGGTAATCTAACAGCTAGAATTACTGCAATTCCTGCTAATCCTCAATTAGTAGAATTAAAAAATGTATTAAATGAAATGCTAAATGTATTAGAACAAAAGGTTGGTTCTAATATGAATGAAATTAATAGAGTATTTGATAGCTATAAGGCATTAGACTTTACTACTGAAGTTAAAAATGCTAAAGGTGGAGTTGAAGTAACTACTAATGTATTAGGTCAAGAAATCGTAGCTATGCTAAGACAATCATCTGAATTTGCTTCTTTATTAGCAGATGAAAGTGGTAAATTACAAAGTGCTGTTAAGAACTTAACAGATTCTTCATCTTCTCAAGCTTCTTCTTTAGAAGAAACAGCAGCAGCACTAGAAGAGATTACTTCTTCTATGCAAAATGTATCGCATAAAACTAGTGAAGTTATTGCTCAAAGTGAAGAGATTAAAAATGTTACTTCTATAATAGGTGATATTGCAGATCAAATTAACTTGCTTGCATTAAATGCTGCTATTGAAGCAGCTCGTGCAGGAGAACACGGTCGTGGCTTTGCTGTTGTTGCAGATGAAGTTAGAAACCTAGCTGAAAGAACTCAAAAGTCTTTAGGTGAGATTGAAGCTAATACTAATATCTTAGTTCAATCTATTAATGAAATGGGTGAGAGTATTAAAGAACAAACTACAGGTATTACTCAAATAAATGATGCTGTAGCACAAATTGATCATGTAACCCAAGAGAACTTAAAGATAGCAAAAGATAGTGCAGCTATATCTGATAATGTAAATAAAATAGCTAATGATATCTTAGAGGATGCTAGGAAGAAGAAGTTTTAA
- a CDS encoding ferredoxin, 4Fe-4S, which translates to MAVKITDICIACGSCIDECPVSAIVDDANNPEGEDRYYVYADKCVECVGHNDQPACASACPTDGCIVWSDVVSGQPSRDNIGSDLRDGSTPVFA; encoded by the coding sequence ATGGCAGTTAAAATTACTGATATTTGTATAGCATGTGGTTCTTGTATAGATGAATGCCCAGTAAGCGCAATCGTAGATGATGCAAACAATCCTGAGGGCGAAGATAGATATTATGTTTATGCTGATAAGTGCGTTGAATGTGTAGGACACAATGATCAGCCAGCCTGTGCAAGTGCTTGCCCAACTGATGGCTGTATTGTATGGAGTGATGTAGTTAGCGGACAACCAAGCCGTGATAACATCGGAAGTGACTTAAGAGACGGTTCAACTCCGGTATTTGCTTAA
- a CDS encoding DUF177 domain-containing protein has protein sequence MKIAFAKLSSVAYPFKLDLDNIVFEGTITKVNPKLAKVKASFKGFTYRNCDRCGDEMELEIDQNVELFASDGIFKDENNTLSDTMEFFDSHVDLIELATSELQSYLSDYFYCNKCLN, from the coding sequence ATGAAAATTGCCTTTGCAAAACTTAGCTCTGTAGCTTATCCTTTTAAACTAGATCTTGATAATATAGTTTTTGAAGGAACTATTACAAAAGTTAATCCAAAATTAGCAAAAGTAAAAGCTAGTTTTAAAGGATTTACTTATAGAAACTGCGATCGGTGTGGCGATGAAATGGAGCTTGAAATCGATCAAAATGTAGAGCTTTTTGCAAGTGATGGAATTTTTAAAGATGAAAATAACACTTTAAGTGACACTATGGAGTTTTTTGACTCTCATGTAGATTTAATAGAACTTGCCACAAGCGAGTTACAATCTTATTTAAGTGATTATTTTTATTGTAATAAATGTTTAAATTAA
- the pseH gene encoding UDP-4-amino-4,6-dideoxy-N-acetyl-beta-L-altrosamine N-acetyltransferase, translating into MIVLKDFIHLNQEEIELVLKWRNDESIAKFMKTQNITLKEHLSFLSSLKTDATKKYFLVYDGKQTIGVIDFINITNHSCEFGLYGIKKGIGELLMQEVKNYAFNVLKVQTLNACVFKENTKALNLYLKHGFEVIKEDNNFYFLNLNNPYRDIIF; encoded by the coding sequence ATGATAGTTTTAAAAGATTTTATCCACTTAAACCAAGAAGAAATAGAGCTTGTTTTAAAATGGCGTAACGATGAAAGCATTGCCAAATTTATGAAAACACAAAATATCACTTTAAAAGAGCACTTAAGTTTTTTATCTAGTCTAAAAACGGATGCAACTAAAAAATATTTTTTAGTTTATGATGGCAAACAAACCATAGGTGTAATTGATTTTATTAATATAACCAACCATTCATGTGAATTTGGACTTTATGGTATAAAAAAAGGTATAGGTGAGCTTTTAATGCAAGAAGTTAAAAACTATGCTTTTAATGTTTTAAAAGTTCAAACTTTAAACGCTTGTGTTTTTAAAGAAAACACAAAAGCTTTAAATTTATATTTAAAGCATGGTTTTGAGGTTATTAAAGAAGATAATAATTTTTATTTTTTAAATTTAAACAATCCTTACAGGGATATCATTTTTTAA
- a CDS encoding 3-oxoacyl-ACP synthase, which produces MNIETINHFIKAVSIVLPKNPLHKEDELKLCNINERKYQLLQENSGIFNHFVSDNSTYASDLATQALEELFSKDILKKDEIDLLVFTSFTPDYLAPACTSLIHKNLNLSSHTLCLDVLGFCPGFLQSLLQVFLALNLPSIKKAVLICASVKSKAIDAQKDKITFLNNSDSASAILIEKNTNIEDKSYFAQKIFSAQCIEETLPYNGLQTNSNKNIQANTTLAFSFTMQNYPAFFQDFFEHFNLKKTSFDEFFIHSSDNFSKQKLYEKLNLNFTQDNILKNYGNTTINKLPLELASYAGGG; this is translated from the coding sequence ATGAATATAGAAACCATCAACCATTTTATTAAAGCTGTCAGTATTGTTTTACCTAAAAATCCACTCCACAAAGAAGATGAATTAAAGCTTTGCAATATAAATGAAAGAAAATATCAACTTTTACAAGAAAATTCAGGAATTTTTAATCATTTCGTAAGTGATAATTCAACATACGCGAGCGATTTGGCAACACAAGCATTAGAAGAACTTTTCTCAAAAGATATACTCAAAAAAGATGAAATTGATCTACTAGTTTTTACAAGCTTTACACCAGATTACTTAGCACCAGCTTGCACTAGTTTAATCCATAAAAATTTAAATTTAAGTAGCCATACTTTATGCTTAGATGTATTAGGCTTTTGCCCTGGATTTTTACAGAGTTTGCTTCAAGTGTTTTTGGCTTTAAATCTACCAAGTATAAAAAAAGCTGTTTTAATATGTGCTAGTGTAAAAAGCAAAGCAATTGATGCTCAAAAAGACAAAATTACCTTTTTAAATAATAGCGATAGCGCAAGTGCGATTTTAATAGAAAAAAATACTAACATTGAAGATAAAAGCTACTTTGCACAAAAAATTTTTTCTGCCCAATGCATAGAAGAAACTTTACCTTATAACGGACTTCAAACTAATAGCAACAAAAACATACAAGCTAATACCACTCTAGCTTTTTCTTTTACTATGCAAAACTATCCAGCGTTTTTTCAAGATTTTTTTGAACATTTCAATCTAAAAAAAACTAGTTTTGATGAATTTTTTATCCACTCTTCTGATAATTTTTCAAAGCAAAAACTATATGAGAAACTAAATTTAAATTTTACCCAAGATAATATTCTTAAAAACTATGGAAACACAACTATAAATAAATTACCCCTAGAATTAGCTTCATATGCGGGGGGGGGATAA
- the pseF gene encoding pseudaminic acid cytidylyltransferase: MKNLCIIPARGGSKRIPRKNIIDFLGKPLIAYSIESALNSGIFDDVIISSDDDEIIEVALKYGAKVPFVRKKELSDDYASSTAVVQNAITTLEEQGKNYKNVCCLYATAPLIDEFILQKAFEQFSQEECKFLFSACEFEYPIQRGFYLDEQNKVYMFDESNYNKRSQDLTKAYHDGGAFYFGKKEAWLEEDFMFKPHSKAFLLPRNKICDIDTFEDLEFAKILYQFNKGKI, from the coding sequence ATGAAAAATCTTTGTATTATCCCTGCGCGTGGTGGTTCTAAACGTATTCCTAGAAAAAATATCATTGATTTTTTAGGAAAACCTTTGATTGCTTATAGCATAGAAAGTGCTTTAAATTCAGGTATTTTTGATGATGTGATCATTTCAAGCGATGATGATGAAATCATCGAAGTAGCTTTAAAATATGGCGCAAAAGTTCCTTTTGTGCGTAAAAAAGAACTAAGTGATGATTATGCAAGCTCAACCGCTGTAGTCCAAAATGCCATTACCACCCTAGAAGAGCAAGGTAAGAACTATAAAAATGTGTGCTGTTTATACGCTACTGCGCCACTTATAGATGAGTTTATCTTGCAAAAAGCTTTTGAGCAATTTAGTCAAGAAGAATGTAAATTTTTATTTTCAGCTTGTGAGTTTGAATACCCTATACAAAGAGGTTTTTACCTTGATGAACAAAATAAAGTTTATATGTTTGATGAGTCAAACTATAACAAACGCTCACAAGATCTTACTAAAGCTTATCATGATGGTGGTGCATTTTACTTTGGCAAAAAAGAAGCGTGGTTAGAAGAAGATTTTATGTTTAAACCTCACTCTAAAGCCTTTTTGCTTCCTAGAAATAAAATTTGCGATATTGATACTTTTGAAGACTTAGAATTTGCTAAAATACTATATCAATTCAACAAAGGCAAAATTTGA
- the flhB gene encoding flagellar biosynthesis protein FlhB, translating to MAADDQEKTEEPTSKKIEDARKEGNVPKSQDASAVAVLVIAVVVVLFMMPFIGERISGLYRFYQSFIGIELDLKILQKIIIKTMIEMFIMVLPITLTIMVAGVLGNLMQFGFIFTTKPITPNFNKINPINGLKNLFSLKKIIEALKITLKVGVVFGIAFIFLLQFMKELPRVELYTIYPQLLWLRDKAIILAAIVIIAFLIIGLLDVLLVRYQYFKNLRMSKQEIKDEYKQSEGDPLVKGRIRRLQMEAARRRMVQDVASADVVITNPTHYAVALRYDSSKEAAPKVLAKGVDFLALRIKDMAYEYNVMIYENPPLARELYKSCEVNDLIPPELFKAVAEVLSFVYTSNRQKFADRLK from the coding sequence ATGGCTGCTGATGATCAAGAAAAAACAGAAGAACCCACGTCCAAGAAAATAGAAGATGCGCGTAAAGAGGGTAATGTCCCAAAAAGTCAAGATGCATCCGCTGTGGCTGTGCTTGTTATAGCTGTGGTTGTGGTGTTGTTTATGATGCCTTTTATAGGCGAGAGAATTAGTGGTTTATATAGGTTTTATCAAAGTTTTATAGGTATAGAACTTGATTTAAAAATCCTGCAAAAAATTATTATAAAAACCATGATAGAAATGTTTATTATGGTTTTACCTATTACTTTAACAATTATGGTAGCAGGTGTGCTTGGAAATTTAATGCAATTTGGTTTTATTTTTACCACTAAGCCCATCACTCCAAATTTTAACAAAATTAATCCTATTAATGGGCTTAAAAATCTTTTTTCTTTAAAAAAAATCATTGAAGCTTTGAAAATTACTCTTAAAGTCGGAGTTGTTTTTGGTATAGCTTTTATTTTTTTATTGCAATTTATGAAAGAGCTTCCTAGAGTAGAGCTCTATACGATTTATCCACAACTTTTATGGCTTAGAGATAAGGCTATTATACTTGCAGCTATTGTGATTATAGCTTTTTTGATTATTGGACTTTTAGATGTGCTTTTAGTAAGGTATCAATACTTTAAAAATTTACGCATGAGTAAACAAGAAATCAAAGATGAATACAAACAAAGCGAAGGAGATCCTTTAGTAAAAGGAAGAATTCGTCGTCTGCAAATGGAAGCAGCAAGACGCAGAATGGTGCAAGATGTTGCTAGTGCTGATGTGGTGATCACTAACCCTACTCACTATGCGGTTGCTTTGCGTTATGATAGTTCTAAAGAAGCTGCGCCAAAAGTTTTAGCTAAAGGAGTGGATTTTTTAGCTTTGCGTATAAAAGATATGGCATATGAATACAATGTGATGATTTATGAAAACCCTCCTTTGGCTAGAGAGCTTTACAAATCTTGTGAGGTAAATGATCTTATCCCACCAGAGCTTTTTAAAGCAGTGGCAGAAGTTTTAAGCTTTGTCTATACTTCCAATAGACAAAAATTTGCTGATAGATTAAAATAA
- the ndk gene encoding nucleoside-diphosphate kinase, translating to MEKTLSIIKPDAVKKGVIGQILTRFESNGLRIAATKKIQLSEKEAQEFYAVHKDRPFFKDLVEFMISGPVVVSVLEGENAVLKNRELMGATNPKEAAPGTIRADFADSIDANAVHGSDSLENAKIEIEFFFSKTEIL from the coding sequence TTGGAAAAAACACTTTCTATTATTAAACCTGATGCAGTTAAAAAAGGTGTTATTGGTCAAATTTTAACACGCTTTGAAAGCAATGGTCTAAGAATAGCAGCAACAAAAAAAATACAGCTTTCAGAAAAAGAAGCTCAAGAATTTTATGCTGTACACAAAGATAGACCTTTTTTCAAAGATTTAGTTGAATTTATGATCAGTGGTCCAGTTGTGGTTTCTGTTTTAGAAGGCGAAAATGCTGTATTAAAAAACAGAGAATTAATGGGTGCTACAAATCCAAAAGAAGCAGCTCCTGGTACTATTAGAGCAGATTTTGCAGATAGTATTGATGCAAATGCGGTTCATGGAAGCGATAGCTTGGAAAATGCAAAAATTGAAATAGAATTTTTCTTTTCAAAAACTGAAATTTTATAA
- the rpmF gene encoding 50S ribosomal protein L32 codes for MAVPKRRVSKTRAAKRRTHYKVTLPMPIKDKDGSYKMPHRVNPVTKEY; via the coding sequence ATGGCAGTACCTAAGAGAAGAGTGAGCAAAACTCGTGCAGCAAAACGCAGAACTCATTATAAAGTTACCCTACCTATGCCTATAAAAGACAAAGATGGTAGCTATAAAATGCCTCACCGTGTAAATCCAGTAACCAAGGAATATTAA
- a CDS encoding peroxiredoxin — translation MVVTKKAIDFTAPAVLGNNEIVGDFNLYKNIGPKGAVVFFYPKDFTFVCPSEIIAFDKRYQDFKDRGVEVIGISCDNEFSHFAWKNMPVNQGGIGQVKFPLVADLTKQIARNFDVLFEEAVALRGSFLLDADGTIRHAVVNDLPLGRNIDEMIRMVDTMLFTNEHGEVCPAGWNKGDEGMKADPKGVADYLSKNEGKL, via the coding sequence ATGGTAGTAACTAAAAAAGCTATTGATTTTACAGCACCTGCTGTATTAGGTAATAATGAAATAGTTGGAGATTTTAATCTTTATAAAAATATAGGACCAAAAGGTGCTGTAGTATTTTTCTATCCAAAAGATTTTACATTTGTTTGCCCGTCTGAAATCATTGCTTTTGATAAAAGATATCAAGATTTTAAAGATAGAGGTGTTGAAGTAATCGGTATATCTTGCGACAATGAATTTTCTCACTTTGCATGGAAAAATATGCCTGTAAATCAAGGTGGTATAGGCCAAGTTAAATTTCCTTTAGTAGCTGATTTAACAAAACAAATTGCTAGAAATTTTGATGTTTTATTTGAAGAAGCAGTTGCTTTAAGAGGTTCTTTCTTGCTTGATGCTGATGGAACAATTCGCCATGCAGTAGTTAATGATTTGCCACTTGGAAGAAATATTGATGAAATGATTAGAATGGTTGATACTATGTTATTTACTAATGAGCATGGTGAAGTTTGCCCAGCAGGTTGGAATAAAGGTGATGAAGGTATGAAAGCTGATCCTAAAGGCGTAGCTGATTATCTAAGTAAAAACGAAGGTAAACTATAA
- a CDS encoding HisA/HisF-related TIM barrel protein, translating into MLKTRIIPCVLLKDHQLVKSINFSSFRTIGHVISTARIYNARNVDELIVLDINKNGVIDFESLEDIANECFMPLTIGGGIRTLEDIRKLLDIGADKISINSIALQNPDFIKKVANTFGSSCVVCSIDVKKDKNKFKVFNNEILDIDPLELALKYESLGAGEILLTSVDKEGSSLGYDWELLEYFKGKLKIPLIINGGLSKPQDGVKAIQLGANALAGAFIFHFSQYTPNDVKNELLKNDIPVRIV; encoded by the coding sequence ATGCTTAAAACAAGAATCATACCTTGCGTGTTATTAAAAGATCATCAGCTTGTAAAAAGTATCAATTTTTCTTCTTTTAGAACTATTGGGCATGTAATAAGCACAGCTAGGATATATAATGCTAGAAATGTTGATGAGCTTATAGTTTTGGATATTAATAAAAATGGCGTTATAGATTTTGAAAGCTTAGAAGATATAGCTAATGAATGTTTTATGCCTTTAACTATTGGAGGTGGGATTAGAACTTTAGAAGATATTAGAAAATTGCTAGATATAGGTGCTGATAAAATTAGTATTAATTCTATAGCTTTACAAAACCCAGATTTTATTAAAAAAGTGGCAAATACTTTTGGAAGTTCTTGTGTAGTATGCTCGATTGATGTAAAAAAAGACAAAAATAAATTTAAAGTTTTTAATAATGAAATTTTAGATATTGATCCACTAGAGCTTGCATTAAAATACGAATCTTTGGGAGCAGGGGAGATACTTTTAACAAGCGTTGATAAAGAAGGAAGTTCTTTAGGGTATGATTGGGAATTACTAGAGTATTTCAAAGGTAAATTAAAAATTCCACTTATTATCAATGGGGGACTTTCTAAACCTCAAGATGGGGTAAAAGCCATACAACTTGGTGCAAATGCATTAGCCGGTGCTTTTATATTTCATTTTAGCCAATATACTCCAAATGATGTTAAAAATGAGCTTTTAAAAAATGATATCCCTGTAAGGATTGTTTAA